The Candidatus Kryptonium sp. genome contains a region encoding:
- a CDS encoding outer membrane lipoprotein-sorting protein codes for MRYLFLPIALLLFLNTSFAQLTAVEILKKVDEVSYSAKDQFYKSKVTLIDKNGRETYREALMYQKGTNKRLVKFTEPADIRGIGFLSLPDDVNYVYLPAFKKSRRIASHIKNQNFAGTDFTYEDMEALTYSEKWEPELLRKDDSYYVLKLTPRKGRTSDYSKLILYARVDNFYPEKIEYYDKAGNLHKILTRRKIQKIGNYWVALETEMKDIKKNHTTKLVLEDVKFDTNLSDDIFTVRNLER; via the coding sequence ATGCGTTATCTGTTTCTTCCCATTGCTCTACTTTTATTTCTAAATACATCATTTGCTCAACTCACTGCTGTTGAAATTCTGAAAAAAGTTGACGAGGTATCTTATTCGGCAAAAGATCAATTTTATAAATCAAAAGTCACATTGATAGACAAAAACGGAAGAGAAACTTATCGTGAAGCTTTAATGTATCAGAAGGGGACAAACAAACGACTTGTTAAATTCACAGAGCCAGCCGACATAAGAGGTATCGGTTTTTTGTCCCTACCTGACGATGTGAACTATGTTTATCTCCCCGCATTTAAAAAGAGCCGAAGAATTGCATCTCACATCAAAAATCAAAATTTCGCAGGGACTGATTTCACATATGAAGATATGGAAGCGTTGACTTATTCGGAAAAATGGGAGCCAGAACTTTTAAGAAAAGACGATTCATATTATGTTTTAAAATTAACACCACGGAAAGGTAGGACAAGCGATTATTCAAAGTTGATCCTGTATGCCAGGGTTGATAATTTCTATCCCGAAAAAATAGAATATTACGATAAGGCCGGGAACCTCCATAAAATTTTAACAAGGAGAAAGATTCAAAAAATAGGAAACTATTGGGTTGCTCTTGAAACCGAGATGAAAGACATCAAAAAAAATCATACGACAAAGCTAGTTCTTGAGGATGTCAAGTTTGACACAAACCTAAGCGATGACATTTTCACAGTAAGAAATCTTGAACGATAA